A portion of the Staphylococcus felis genome contains these proteins:
- a CDS encoding Ig-like domain-containing protein, producing MTEENTPSQSNSIDNETLQTPPADTENTIKEDKPEVTKSLETDEEATHDNKEHNTDVVLIDSVVDSETAVTYLSKSNNISKEKATQIVNNLGVDLENVTPKALQKAIVDALANEQNKYDVQASTAAIRKPNALTNSFVTGTTRFFVAVQPKQDIPQNETYQPHAKQAPTHYRYGQVGVAKEAIANLNVLPKDARYSWKDNSVFQKVGNQLATIVVTYADNTVDEVKAPIFVAYGYEEDGEKYSGVAYSAENKFETTNADVFIAPRTEDLTSDESRQENTIDFSLSTVYNLNRVTSGMTTYIELDERIAKYVTKITGNIGQVDAGAKPNRPFEWERVRNAKGELTNTWKHRTFNALGYSDKQTSVFLGDSPAVSQVSASQIHLEDSIRNLMNEDTLLQNGDLTFRTYTTNKDGQIILNTDRNNYFQVADEAKDELVEGTNLTERNWFNDSGTITHFEPQAGPNGGIVFDQYINKDSRGTLNGYGAQPNKNWEYRFEIDPRLLKYVDDVEIHYIKEDGKSWEVSESLKNRFDNESNALGGTKREGWNDFEYRFNNGDKIESTYTGNPTDGGPQTGISGTRGPVAWFDTREQSQDKPNGYKHQDSELKPGQGYFTLDSVASNVDARQLNFKPGLIDPARVRVVAKLKDGITLNDVLGENRDENFAFRGYLVNKNNEIIPSSAGSGFYQALDVDGDGVADEIDNEIVIPDPPTPIADNFTPQGQGIETNVGEVPDPKSGITNINELPANATYHWEVVPNVSVPTEEGNPIEANVIVTYEDGSQDKVAVPITVKDIPNEAPTITPIEDKTVVEGQPIEAIPVTTTDDSGEKPTVEVEGLPPGLTYNTETGVIEGTPEVPDWRDDLPNKDFEEERDYTVTVTSTDGDGATTTEDFTIKVQRDTDKDGNPDVRDTDDDGDGVPDQDELDNGKNPKDGTDQNNTPPTITPIEDKTVVEGQPIEAIPVTTTDDSGEKPTVEVEGLPPGLTYNTETGVIEGTPEVPDWRDDLPNKDFEEERDYTVTVTSTDGDGATTTEDFTIKVQRDTDKDGNPDVRDTDDDGDGVPDQDELDNGKNPKDGTDQNNTPPTITPIEDKTVVEGQPIEAIPVTTTDDSGEKPTVEVEGLPPGLTYNTETGVIEGTPEVPDWRDDLPNKDFEEERDYTVTVTSTDGDGATTTEDFTIKVQRDTDKDGNPDVRDTDDDGDGVPDQDELDNGKNPKDGTDQNNTPPTITPIEDKTVVEGQPIEAIPVTTTDDSGEKPTVEVEGLPPGLTYNTETGVIEGTPEVPDWRDDLPNKDFEEERDYTVTVTSTDGDGATTTEDFTIKVQRDTDKDGNPDVRDTDDDGDGVPDQDELDNGKNPKDGTDQNNTPPTITPIEDKTVVEGQPIEAIPVTTTDDSGEKPTVEVEGLPPGLTYNTETGVIEGTPEVPDWRDDLPNKDFEEERDYTVTVTSTDEDGATTTEDFTIKIQRDTDKDGNPDVRDTDDDGDGVPDQDELDNGKNPKDGTDQNNTPPTITPIEDKTVVEGQPIEAIPVTTTDDSGEKPTVKVEGLPPGLTYNTETGVIEGTPEVPDWRDDLPNKDFEEERDYTVTVTSTDEDGATTTEDFTIKVQRDTDKDGNPDVRDTDDDGDGVPDQDELDKGTNPKDSSDTPDVVAPDAPKVNNPQPGDKEVTGTGEPGTTVVVTFPNGETGTGKVDEKGNWSVPVPPTEVLEEGEIITVVNKDNNGNTSEPGTGTVTDTIAPDAPKVNNPQPGDKEVTGTGEPGTTVVVTFPNGETGTGKVDEKGNWSVSVPPTEVLEEGEVITVVNKDNNGNTSEPGTGTVTDTIAPDAPKVNNPQPGDKEVTGTGEPGTTVVVTFPNGETGTGKVDEKGNWSVSVPPTEVLEEGEVITVVNKDNNGNTSEPGTGTVTDTIAPDAPKVNNPQPGDKEVTGTGEPGTTVVVTFPNGETGTGKVDEKGNWSVSVPPTEVLEEGEIITVVNKDNNGNTSEPGTGTVTDTIAPDAPKVNNPQPGDKEVTGTGEPGTTVVVTFPNGETGTGKVDEKGNWSVSVPPTEVLEEGEVITVVNKDNNGNTSEPGTGIVTSDKTVTGKGEPGETVLVTLPSGDVVPCEVDENGNWLVNIPANEKVNVGDMIAVKDHKGNMSKSKVEMLPETGSNGENHTALFGGLMAGLGSLFLIGRRRKHQEEK from the coding sequence ATGACAGAAGAAAATACGCCATCTCAAAGCAACAGCATCGATAACGAAACATTACAAACACCTCCAGCAGATACTGAAAATACAATCAAAGAGGACAAACCTGAAGTAACAAAATCTTTGGAAACTGATGAAGAAGCGACTCATGATAATAAAGAGCATAATACTGATGTGGTTTTAATCGATTCAGTCGTTGATAGCGAAACAGCAGTAACATATCTTTCTAAGAGCAACAATATATCTAAAGAAAAAGCAACGCAAATTGTCAATAACTTAGGTGTTGATCTTGAAAACGTGACGCCTAAAGCGCTTCAAAAAGCAATAGTTGATGCATTAGCAAATGAACAAAACAAATATGATGTACAAGCATCAACAGCAGCAATTCGTAAGCCAAATGCTTTAACGAATTCATTTGTGACAGGTACAACAAGATTTTTTGTTGCGGTTCAACCTAAACAAGATATACCTCAAAATGAAACTTACCAACCGCACGCTAAACAAGCCCCAACACATTACCGTTATGGTCAAGTTGGTGTTGCCAAAGAAGCTATTGCAAACTTAAATGTCTTGCCAAAAGATGCTAGATATTCATGGAAAGACAATAGCGTTTTCCAAAAAGTGGGCAATCAATTGGCTACAATCGTGGTCACTTATGCTGATAACACAGTAGATGAAGTGAAAGCGCCGATTTTTGTGGCTTATGGATATGAGGAAGATGGAGAAAAGTACAGCGGTGTAGCATATTCTGCTGAGAATAAATTCGAAACAACAAATGCAGATGTATTTATTGCCCCACGTACAGAAGACTTAACATCTGATGAATCGCGTCAAGAAAATACAATTGATTTCTCACTGTCAACAGTATACAACTTGAACAGAGTTACATCCGGTATGACAACTTATATTGAATTAGATGAACGTATTGCAAAGTATGTTACAAAAATCACTGGAAATATTGGTCAAGTAGATGCCGGCGCTAAACCAAATCGTCCATTTGAATGGGAACGCGTACGTAATGCTAAAGGTGAATTGACAAATACTTGGAAACACCGTACATTCAATGCATTAGGTTATTCAGATAAGCAAACATCTGTATTTTTAGGGGATTCTCCGGCTGTTTCACAAGTTAGTGCATCTCAAATTCATTTAGAAGACTCTATTAGAAATTTGATGAATGAAGATACATTGTTACAAAACGGTGATTTAACATTTAGAACATATACAACGAATAAAGATGGACAAATCATCCTAAATACAGACCGTAATAATTATTTCCAAGTTGCAGACGAAGCAAAAGATGAATTAGTAGAAGGTACTAATTTAACTGAAAGAAACTGGTTTAATGATTCTGGTACAATTACGCATTTCGAACCACAAGCAGGACCTAATGGTGGCATCGTATTTGATCAATATATCAATAAAGATTCACGAGGTACTTTAAATGGTTACGGTGCACAACCTAATAAAAACTGGGAATATCGATTTGAGATTGATCCGAGATTATTAAAATATGTAGATGATGTTGAAATACATTATATAAAAGAAGACGGTAAAAGCTGGGAAGTGAGCGAAAGCTTAAAAAATCGTTTTGATAATGAAAGTAATGCCCTAGGTGGAACGAAACGTGAAGGATGGAATGATTTTGAATATCGTTTCAATAATGGAGATAAGATTGAATCTACTTATACTGGAAATCCTACAGATGGTGGACCCCAAACTGGAATCAGTGGTACACGTGGACCAGTAGCATGGTTTGATACTCGAGAACAGTCACAAGATAAACCAAACGGATATAAACATCAAGACAGTGAGTTAAAGCCTGGACAAGGTTATTTTACGTTAGATTCTGTTGCTTCAAATGTAGATGCGAGACAGTTAAACTTTAAGCCAGGTTTAATTGATCCTGCACGTGTAAGGGTTGTTGCAAAATTAAAAGATGGAATAACACTGAATGATGTATTAGGCGAAAATCGAGATGAAAATTTTGCTTTTAGAGGTTATTTAGTTAATAAAAATAATGAAATTATCCCAAGTTCAGCTGGATCAGGTTTTTATCAGGCATTAGATGTTGATGGTGATGGTGTCGCTGATGAAATTGATAATGAAATTGTCATCCCAGATCCACCAACACCTATTGCAGATAATTTTACACCTCAAGGACAAGGGATTGAGACAAACGTTGGAGAAGTACCTGATCCTAAATCAGGCATTACAAATATTAATGAGCTACCAGCTAATGCAACATATCATTGGGAAGTTGTTCCAAATGTGAGTGTACCAACTGAAGAAGGTAATCCAATTGAAGCAAATGTCATTGTAACATATGAAGATGGGTCTCAAGATAAAGTAGCTGTTCCAATTACTGTCAAAGATATTCCAAATGAAGCACCGACAATTACACCAATTGAAGATAAGACAGTGGTAGAAGGTCAGCCAATAGAGGCAATTCCAGTTACAACAACAGATGACAGCGGAGAAAAACCGACGGTAGAAGTGGAAGGATTACCACCAGGATTAACATATAATACTGAAACAGGAGTCATCGAAGGGACACCGGAAGTACCAGACTGGAGAGATGATCTCCCAAATAAAGACTTTGAAGAAGAAAGAGATTACACAGTAACAGTAACGTCAACAGATGGAGACGGAGCGACAACGACAGAAGACTTCACAATCAAAGTCCAAAGAGATACAGATAAAGATGGTAATCCAGATGTAAGAGATACAGATGATGATGGAGACGGCGTACCAGATCAAGACGAACTAGATAACGGAAAAAATCCGAAAGACGGAACAGATCAAAATAACACACCGCCGACAATTACGCCAATCGAAGATAAGACAGTGGTAGAAGGTCAGCCAATAGAGGCAATTCCAGTTACAACAACAGATGACAGCGGAGAAAAACCGACGGTAGAAGTAGAAGGATTACCACCAGGATTAACATATAATACTGAAACAGGAGTCATCGAAGGGACACCGGAAGTACCAGACTGGAGAGATGATCTCCCAAATAAAGACTTTGAAGAAGAAAGAGATTACACAGTAACAGTAACGTCAACAGATGGAGACGGAGCGACAACGACAGAAGACTTCACAATCAAAGTCCAAAGAGATACAGATAAAGATGGTAATCCAGATGTAAGAGATACAGATGATGATGGAGACGGCGTACCAGATCAAGACGAACTAGATAACGGAAAAAATCCGAAAGACGGAACAGATCAAAATAACACACCGCCGACAATTACGCCAATCGAAGATAAGACAGTGGTAGAAGGTCAGCCAATAGAGGCAATTCCAGTTACAACAACAGATGACAGCGGAGAAAAACCGACGGTAGAAGTAGAAGGATTACCACCAGGATTAACATATAATACTGAAACAGGAGTCATCGAAGGGACACCGGAAGTACCAGACTGGAGAGATGATCTCCCAAATAAAGACTTTGAAGAAGAAAGAGATTACACAGTAACAGTAACGTCAACAGATGGAGACGGAGCGACAACGACAGAAGACTTCACAATCAAAGTCCAAAGAGATACAGATAAAGATGGTAATCCAGATGTAAGAGATACAGATGATGATGGAGACGGCGTACCAGATCAAGACGAACTAGATAACGGAAAAAATCCGAAAGACGGAACAGATCAAAATAACACACCGCCGACAATTACGCCAATCGAAGATAAGACAGTGGTAGAAGGTCAGCCAATAGAGGCAATTCCAGTTACAACAACAGATGACAGCGGAGAAAAACCGACGGTAGAAGTAGAAGGATTACCACCAGGATTAACATATAATACTGAAACAGGAGTCATTGAAGGGACACCAGAAGTACCAGACTGGAGAGATGATCTCCCAAATAAAGACTTTGAAGAAGAAAGAGATTACACAGTAACAGTAACGTCAACAGATGGAGACGGAGCGACAACGACAGAAGACTTCACAATCAAAGTCCAAAGAGATACAGATAAAGACGGTAATCCAGATGTAAGAGATACAGATGATGATGGAGACGGCGTACCAGATCAAGACGAATTAGATAACGGAAAAAATCCGAAAGACGGAACAGATCAAAATAACACACCACCGACAATTACGCCAATCGAAGATAAGACAGTGGTAGAAGGTCAACCAATAGAGGCAATTCCAGTTACAACAACAGATGACAGCGGAGAAAAACCGACGGTAGAAGTAGAAGGATTACCACCAGGATTAACATATAATACTGAAACAGGAGTCATTGAAGGGACACCAGAAGTACCAGACTGGAGAGATGATCTCCCAAATAAAGACTTTGAAGAAGAAAGAGATTACACAGTAACAGTAACGTCAACAGATGAAGACGGAGCGACAACGACAGAAGACTTCACAATCAAAATCCAAAGAGATACAGATAAAGACGGTAATCCAGATGTAAGAGATACAGATGATGATGGAGACGGCGTACCAGATCAAGACGAACTAGATAACGGAAAAAATCCGAAAGACGGAACAGATCAAAATAACACACCACCGACAATTACGCCAATCGAAGATAAGACAGTGGTAGAAGGTCAGCCAATAGAGGCAATTCCAGTTACAACAACAGATGACAGCGGAGAAAAACCGACGGTAAAAGTAGAAGGATTACCACCAGGATTAACATATAATACTGAAACAGGAGTCATCGAAGGGACACCGGAAGTACCAGACTGGAGAGATGATCTCCCAAATAAAGACTTTGAAGAAGAAAGAGATTACACAGTAACAGTAACGTCAACAGATGAAGACGGAGCGACAACGACAGAAGACTTCACAATCAAAGTCCAAAGAGATACAGATAAAGATGGTAATCCAGATGTAAGAGATACAGATGATGATGGAGACGGCGTACCAGATCAAGACGAACTAGATAAAGGGACTAATCCAAAAGACTCTAGTGACACACCTGATGTTGTAGCACCAGATGCACCGAAAGTGAACAATCCACAACCAGGAGATAAAGAAGTGACTGGAACAGGAGAACCAGGAACAACAGTTGTCGTAACATTCCCGAATGGAGAAACAGGCACAGGAAAAGTGGATGAGAAAGGAAACTGGAGTGTACCAGTACCACCAACAGAAGTGCTGGAAGAAGGAGAAATCATTACAGTTGTCAACAAAGATAACAACGGTAACACATCAGAGCCAGGAACAGGAACAGTAACAGATACAATCGCGCCAGATGCACCGAAGGTGAACAATCCACAACCAGGAGATAAAGAAGTGACTGGAACAGGAGAACCAGGAACAACAGTCGTCGTAACATTCCCGAATGGGGAAACAGGCACAGGAAAAGTGGATGAGAAAGGAAACTGGAGTGTATCAGTACCACCAACAGAAGTGCTGGAAGAAGGAGAAGTCATTACAGTTGTCAACAAAGATAACAACGGTAACACATCAGAGCCAGGAACAGGAACAGTAACAGATACAATCGCGCCAGATGCACCGAAGGTGAACAATCCACAACCAGGAGATAAAGAAGTGACTGGAACAGGAGAACCAGGAACAACAGTTGTCGTAACATTCCCGAATGGGGAAACAGGCACAGGAAAAGTGGATGAGAAAGGAAACTGGAGTGTATCAGTACCACCAACGGAAGTGTTGGAAGAGGGAGAAGTCATTACAGTTGTCAACAAAGATAACAACGGTAACACATCAGAGCCAGGAACAGGAACAGTAACAGATACAATTGCGCCAGATGCACCGAAGGTGAACAATCCACAACCAGGAGACAAAGAAGTGACTGGAACAGGAGAACCAGGAACAACAGTTGTCGTAACATTCCCGAATGGGGAAACAGGCACAGGAAAAGTGGATGAGAAAGGAAACTGGAGTGTATCAGTACCACCAACAGAAGTGTTGGAAGAAGGAGAAATCATTACAGTTGTCAACAAAGATAACAACGGTAACACATCAGAGCCAGGAACAGGAACAGTAACAGATACAATTGCGCCAGATGCACCGAAGGTGAACAATCCACAACCAGGAGACAAAGAAGTGACTGGAACAGGAGAACCAGGAACAACAGTTGTCGTAACATTCCCGAATGGGGAAACAGGCACAGGAAAAGTGGATGAGAAAGGAAACTGGAGTGTATCAGTACCACCAACGGAAGTGTTGGAAGAGGGAGAAGTCATTACAGTTGTCAACAAAGATAACAACGGTAACACATCAGAGCCAGGAACAGGTATCGTTACAAGTGATAAAACTGTAACTGGTAAAGGTGAGCCAGGAGAAACGGTTCTTGTGACATTGCCAAGTGGAGATGTTGTCCCATGTGAAGTGGATGAGAACGGTAATTGGCTAGTCAATATTCCGGCGAATGAAAAAGTAAATGTTGGTGACATGATAGCTGTGAAAGATCATAAAGGTAATATGAGTAAATCAAAAGTAGAAATGTTACCGGAAACAGGATCAAATGGTGAAAATCATACAGCTTTATTCGGAGGATTAATGGCTGGATTAGGATCATTATTCTTAATCGGAAGACGCCGTAAACATCAAGAAGAAAAATAA
- the ltrA gene encoding group II intron reverse transcriptase/maturase, with amino-acid sequence MYRKSPSLMELVVRPDNIEKAIKKVKKNKGAPGIDGMKVSELRAHFAQYFSQITKKLLEGTYQPQAVRKVQIPKPNGKMRVLGIPVARDRVIQQAIKQVIEPSIDRTFSNHSHGFRPNRSTGTALKQCAIYYEEGYKIAVDCDLKQCFDMLNHDKLMYLFERHVQDKSISTFIRRSLQVGAIDLSGEVAERKIGAPQGGVISPLLCNIYLHELDKELEKRGHRFVRYADDFVIFVRTKRAGERVMMSVTKFIEKQLKLAVNEDKSRIGAVTRLKFLSCLITKVNGVCRFRPTTEAKRNLIRVLRKITKRNRPGTFKDIITEINQVTRGWINYFGRGFIREFIENTQSWLNRRLRQLILKRWKRVRTKYKMLRQYGLDHRSAMKIAQSRKKYWRLSNTHEVHRALTTKQLYKWGLIPLTQLAELAYARY; translated from the coding sequence ATGTATCGTAAGTCTCCATCATTGATGGAGCTTGTTGTAAGACCAGACAACATAGAAAAAGCTATCAAGAAAGTTAAGAAAAACAAAGGTGCTCCTGGAATTGACGGCATGAAAGTCAGTGAACTTCGTGCTCACTTTGCGCAGTACTTTTCACAGATAACGAAAAAACTGCTTGAAGGCACATACCAACCTCAAGCAGTTCGAAAAGTGCAAATTCCCAAACCAAATGGGAAAATGCGTGTGCTTGGTATCCCTGTCGCTAGAGACAGGGTAATACAACAAGCGATTAAACAAGTGATTGAACCCAGCATCGACCGAACATTTTCGAATCATAGCCATGGTTTCAGACCTAATCGTAGCACAGGAACAGCACTTAAGCAATGCGCTATTTACTACGAAGAGGGCTATAAAATAGCCGTGGATTGTGATTTGAAACAGTGCTTTGACATGTTAAATCATGATAAGCTGATGTATTTGTTCGAACGCCATGTTCAAGATAAGTCAATTTCAACATTTATCCGTAGAAGTTTACAAGTAGGTGCCATTGACCTATCTGGCGAAGTCGCAGAAAGAAAGATAGGTGCACCACAAGGGGGCGTTATCTCTCCTTTACTATGTAATATCTATCTACATGAACTGGATAAAGAACTCGAAAAGCGTGGACACCGGTTTGTACGCTATGCAGATGACTTTGTCATCTTTGTACGGACAAAACGTGCAGGTGAACGCGTAATGATGAGTGTAACGAAATTCATTGAAAAGCAACTGAAGTTGGCTGTCAATGAAGATAAAAGCAGAATAGGAGCAGTCACACGTTTAAAGTTCTTGAGTTGTCTAATAACCAAGGTAAATGGGGTTTGTCGTTTCAGACCGACTACGGAAGCAAAAAGAAATTTAATACGCGTCTTAAGGAAAATAACGAAACGAAATAGACCCGGTACCTTTAAAGACATTATCACTGAAATTAACCAAGTGACGAGAGGCTGGATAAATTACTTTGGTAGAGGTTTTATTAGAGAATTTATTGAAAACACGCAATCTTGGTTAAACCGCCGACTTAGACAACTCATACTTAAACGGTGGAAAAGAGTAAGAACTAAGTATAAGATGTTGCGCCAATATGGTCTTGACCATAGAAGTGCGATGAAAATCGCACAGTCTCGAAAAAAGTACTGGCGACTATCAAACACGCACGAGGTTCATCGTGCACTTACAACAAAACAACTCTACAAGTGGGGACTGATACCATTAACCCAGCTTGCAGAGTTGGCTTACGCAAGATATTGA
- a CDS encoding YeiH family protein produces the protein MIKYLKGIFLTCIIAIISTILGHFFPIIGSAIFAILIGILLNNTLSLSHSLHPGITFSSKNVLHYSIIMLGFTLSLSQIGDVGLRSLPIILITLLVCLVTIIILIRCLKIDLNTGILIGVGTAICGGSAIAATSPVIKAREHVIALSISTIFLFNLLGVILFPYLGYLFQMDQTTFGFFSGTAINDTSSVVAASSIYGSKALEVATIVKLTRTLFIIPVTIGLALWNFKRHHYQTHSSNKISIWNIMPQFIIGFMLASLISTIFNFSTDIIALFKTIAMFLITMALAGVGLSVKIQHFKSAGFKPLLLGLITWCILILTSLMILLITGMLS, from the coding sequence ATGATTAAATATTTAAAGGGCATTTTCCTAACATGTATAATTGCGATAATCTCAACAATTTTAGGACACTTTTTTCCCATTATTGGAAGTGCCATTTTTGCAATACTAATAGGTATCTTACTGAACAACACCTTAAGTTTGTCACATTCATTACACCCCGGCATTACATTTAGTAGTAAAAATGTCTTACATTATAGCATTATTATGCTTGGATTCACATTAAGTTTAAGTCAAATTGGTGACGTGGGATTACGATCCCTTCCCATTATTCTAATTACTTTACTTGTATGCCTTGTTACAATAATAATACTTATCCGATGCCTCAAAATAGACTTAAATACGGGCATTCTAATTGGAGTAGGTACAGCAATATGTGGTGGTTCAGCTATTGCAGCAACAAGTCCTGTCATCAAAGCACGTGAACATGTGATTGCGCTAAGTATATCAACCATCTTTTTATTCAATTTACTTGGCGTCATTCTTTTTCCCTATTTAGGTTACTTATTTCAAATGGATCAAACCACTTTTGGTTTTTTCAGTGGTACAGCGATTAATGATACATCTAGTGTGGTAGCGGCCAGTTCTATTTATGGCTCAAAAGCATTGGAAGTCGCGACAATTGTCAAACTGACCCGTACATTATTTATTATTCCGGTAACAATCGGCCTTGCTTTGTGGAATTTCAAAAGACACCATTATCAAACGCATTCATCAAATAAAATATCAATTTGGAATATCATGCCTCAATTTATTATTGGGTTTATGCTTGCTTCTCTTATCAGTACTATTTTTAACTTCTCTACAGATATCATTGCACTATTTAAAACAATTGCAATGTTCTTGATTACGATGGCACTCGCTGGCGTTGGATTATCAGTTAAAATTCAACACTTTAAATCTGCGGGCTTCAAACCGCTTTTACTTGGTTTAATCACTTGGTGTATTCTCATTTTGACAAGTTTAATGATTCTTTTGATAACTGGTATGCTTTCCTAA
- a CDS encoding putative hydro-lyase, translated as MEDLGDLLPHEAREKIRKGQINQPTSGISTGYIQANVVILPKHDAYDFLKFCQRNPKPCPVLDITEDGAVHFPNFAPHADIRYDVGHYRIYRNGVFIEETNHIEAYYNEDMVCFLIGCSFSFERALLDAKIPVRHIEEGHNVPMYVTNIQTQPAGIFHGPVTVSMRLMTPAQAIEAVDITSHYRATHGTPLHLGNPSVIGIKDINKPDYGQPVNIHDDEIPVFWACGVTPQSVALKTKPDLMITHSPGYMFITDKKETFLKN; from the coding sequence ATGGAAGATTTAGGCGATTTATTACCACATGAAGCTAGAGAAAAAATACGCAAAGGCCAGATCAATCAGCCCACAAGCGGGATCTCAACTGGTTATATCCAAGCAAATGTAGTCATTTTACCTAAACATGATGCTTACGACTTTTTGAAGTTTTGTCAACGAAATCCTAAACCGTGTCCTGTACTCGATATAACTGAGGACGGTGCTGTTCATTTTCCTAACTTTGCACCTCATGCGGATATCCGCTATGACGTAGGTCATTATCGTATTTATCGAAACGGGGTTTTTATAGAAGAAACAAATCATATTGAAGCATACTATAACGAAGATATGGTATGCTTTTTGATCGGTTGTAGCTTTTCTTTTGAACGCGCACTATTAGATGCAAAAATCCCCGTACGTCATATCGAAGAAGGACATAACGTCCCTATGTACGTTACAAATATACAAACTCAGCCAGCAGGTATTTTTCATGGTCCAGTCACTGTAAGTATGCGCCTAATGACACCGGCTCAAGCTATCGAAGCTGTTGATATTACGAGTCATTATCGTGCCACACACGGCACACCATTACACCTCGGTAATCCATCTGTTATTGGTATCAAAGACATTAATAAACCCGACTATGGCCAACCTGTAAATATTCATGACGATGAAATCCCAGTCTTTTGGGCATGCGGAGTAACCCCTCAATCTGTAGCATTAAAAACAAAACCCGACCTAATGATTACACATTCCCCGGGTTATATGTTTATTACTGATAAAAAGGAAACTTTTCTTAAAAACTAA